The DNA sequence ATTTCGTTTGATTGAGATTGTTCGGACATGACGTATGAATTCCACTATTCCACAGATATAGCAGGTGTTTCCTTACAGCAGCTTTTGTCTCTTATCACCAGAACCTCGTGTTTGACACCTCTACGTGTCCGACACCTCTTTTTCAATCGGAGATACGTGTATTATTTTCGTCATGTGTTATAAACGTCATCGAAAACATATCCTTAGTAAAACAACTCAGCGCCAGCCCGGCTCGCACATCGGCCATGTATTATGAATGATGCAGCAATGAAAAAAGCTTATTGATCGCAGCCATTCAGCAAACACACGCAAATGCATCGGCTGGAGCCGGGTGTCTTACCTAAAGTGAAGTGGTTTTTGAAAGAGCTACTGGCTacgaggagaggaaggagagaaagagagagggttaaacggagggaggagaggagagaataaAAGAGGAGTAAGTGTCACTGGTGTCATGTTGACAAAACTGTTGTTCCTGCTCGTGGACGCCTCGGCAATCTGTTGAATGCGATGGTTGCTTTTTGAACCCGATATGATGGAAAAACATAATCAAGATGCAGCCGAAGTGCTTCTCCCTCTATGATCTTCCAAAAGTGACACGTTGAGCCGACATCCGTGAGAGCACAGCCTCATCGGTGAGAATCAGTGAAGATATTCTGCTGCACGACACACTGACACTGTCCACTGCTACATGTTCATGTTCCCGCTACAGGCTCATCGCACAGAATAGAGAGGGACATAGAGTCGTAGTCTCACCTTCAATACGCAACACAAACAGTAGATAAACAGTTCAGGCCTTTTCTAAAAGGAGAAGGCTGAAGTCATTTGTACTTTTGTGACAATCTCTAATCGTAATGAATCAAAACATATAAATGGAGTTTATTTGAtaaattctttcttttctgtataacgttacatttgttttttttctgtttttcttttttctgttgttaccttgtgtttttgttttttgtttttttttccagaagttatattgcccaacccatgtctgtctggacacattggtgttgattgttgtactcatgtttccctcctgtctctgtaatgtccattcaacattgcacttatatatattgaaaatccttcaataaacagattttgatttgaaaacacATAAATGGAACTGAAGGTGAAAATCATCTGGCTCCTAGTTTTTAGTAAATATTAAGTAAGTATTGTCACACAGTCGTAAGTtatttttaagttatttgattttcAACACATTGGATTCTAATCTGAGGCTGCAgcctattttatattttgtgtatatTCTAAAATACTCACGACATAATATTCACTGATTCTGTGAGGAAGCATTAAAGTGTACGTGATCCAAGAATTTCTCAATATGGGTTATTTGGAAGCATTTTTCAAAGTAAGagttattttgaaaatatacaCCAAATATTTTACAAGTAATTTAGTATAAACACCAATATACAccataaatattttatatttggtgTATATACTAAATTACTCACAGCATAATATCAATTGATTTGTGAGGAAGCGTGAAGGGGTAAATGTGATCCAAGAATTTCTCAATACGGGTTATTTGGaagcatttttcaaaataagactcTTCCGGTTAGATCGAGATTAGGAAAGGAAACAAGGCGTCTAGTGGGGGACACACCTGATGGTCGTGGGAGGGCGGGGAAGGAGGGGGCGTGTCCCTGAGCCCCCAGCGCCGAGGACAGGGAGCCCGGCCGCTGCCTCTCGATCCCACACAGGGTGGGGTCTGaatcagagagaagaggaaacaaatgGTGAAGGTATCGATCAGATTAAGTTCaaatctctccatccctcctgtAAAGGTCAACCCCCCCGACCTTTCAGAGTGGGGTCTCTGAAGCTCTGGGAGCGCGAGGGCCGAGCGGTGAACACGTCCATCCGCATGTCGGCGGGGGAGATGGCGGGCACTCGATCCCACGGCGGCAGCTGGGCCTGGGACTGGATGGAacgagggatgaggaggaggaggagggaagggaaggagaagagaggagagaggagcagatgggaggcaggaagagagaaagacaaaggagGAAGACGTGAGTCTCTTTCATGCGTTCTCAATAATTCATGAGCAGCAGCTTTGATGTGGAGGATACCTGGGCGCTCGccgcgtcccccccccccatccgtcTCTGTCTCGGAAACCGACTCAGGtcatctcttcacctcctctcctccctcgtggTTCTTTGAACTACTTGCCACTTCCTCATTTCACCCACTTTCACTCCTTTAACTTTATCTCCGTCACTCCCTCCATCCATGCCATGCACAGTTAGAACACGTGTAAGCCTCTTACCAGGGGCCGAGCCGACCTGGCGTTGGGGGGCAGGTTGTGAGCGGGTGCCTGGCTCGCTAGGGGACCGTGGGGGGGCGGCATGGCCTGGACCCCTGGGCTCCACGGACCCTCTACGTCCCTCCGGTTCTTACTCTTGGAAAAATGCCTGCGAATAATGGGAGCATGAAGTGAGTCTGTGTGACTAAGCAGcctctggaaaaagaaaaaaaagcaacacaatCAACGCTTTATTCATCAAACATCTCGACTAAGGATATTTCTACGGCTTGAAGCTTAACgcaaaactattttttttcaaCCACGCACAGAAAGCAGCTATTATCCCTGAGCTACTGTTCCTTGAGTCGGAGCCTcattttcagttgttgttgGTCCCAAAATTAGGGATTTtgcttttatacattttcatgtCGCCGTCCAGCTTCATGTACTGAGTGTAGATCCTGTTAGATTATCTGAATTGATAGAACATTTgccttttttcttcattttaactTTAGAAAACTGAACATTTCTTACTTTCGGAGGCAGTTGTGACACTTTTactcatagatttatatataaagactagatgtctcgttcgacggagccggacgtcaccacatggcggccatcttgccagaggttgctctctcacccataacatttcaaccgattttgaaacggtctggatcgttataaacatcagagatgtagttatgacactgcataaattattaaatgttttagaaaataacataattattcataagtatgcagtgtcatatctacatctctgacgtttataacaaatcAGACTGtgtcaaaatcggttgaaaattgagcaagttatggttatttaccaacacaatgttatggttacgagacatctagtctttatatgtATATCTATGCTTTTCCTCACCAAACGATGAATCTGGAAAATAATCagcatttttttcaatattttaacaaCAACAATTAGCAATGGGACTAATCCTCACCATTTCTTCTTCTCATATTTGTCCTGCAGGAACTCTTTAAACTTCTGAGAGTCCTTCATGTCGGAGCAGCTGTCCGTCTTtgggtcaaacacacacagccaggtCCTCCTCCCGatctgagcacacacacaaacacacacacacacacagacacacacatttgaaaggAGAAGTGAGAAATCATGCGGCTCACTGAAAGTCACACAGCAtcagaaaggggaggggggggtctgtgTCTAATTGCTGGAGCATGAAATCAAACAACAATCGCTTCTTTTGTTGGGCGTTTAGTCGCGTCCAGTCGCtcgcaacaaacacacacacaggcttgttTTTATCACTGATTCATCTCCAGCACTAGAGTCAGAGTGCTGCAGATATTACAGCCTGTGAATCATGACGGGCTCCAATCGCtcctcagaggaggaagagctggaCAACACACTCTGCCTCCACCCTCCATTACACTtgacccacacactcacactaacacacacacacacactcacacatcctgGGCTACAGCGAGCTGATAAAAATGGACAGCACTCATCTTGAAAACGCTCCAACACTTCATGAGTGTGATGTAAGCTCCGGACGCGTGGAGTGGGAGCTGTCTGGTGCATAGTTTGTACAAAACAGGAagtttaatttgtatattttataatcACGTTTACGTCGTCAAAAAGACATTAATATCTCTATATTTGCTTATTATAAACGCGACACGTGGTCACATGACGGATCGAGGTGGTTGTCTGGCTAGTTGTCACAGATTGGTTGTCATAGCAACGCAAGCAGGGGCTCAACCGATGCTGGATTATTGAGCCTGATGTTGACATTTTAAGAATCTGATAGCGATTTATCGGAAACATCTGCCAGAGAGCAGACGCAAGTATTTGTATCataactgttgttgtttttaacagaTATAATGAGAAATATTAATTGACCAACCAAACGGGATATTTTTGGGAGTTTTAAACTATTATGtgatagaaaaaaacacaattctttGCAATTTTCTTACATTTGACCGTAGGATCACTCTAGAAAATAATAAGCTGATTAAATGTTTCACGAAAACTAACCCTTAGTTGTTATTTATATAAACTTACAAACAATTTTGGTGAATAAACCTTAAATTACATTTTCGCTTGAGATCTTTGGCCATAAAATGAACTGAGTGAGATATTTCTCTATGAAGCGGTGGCCTGGTTTAAAAACAGTTTGGGAACCTCTGTCTTCCCGACAtagaaacacactcactcacacacacacacacacacacacacataaacacgcacactcacacacacacacaaacactcacacacacacaaggacacagaaAGGAGCCCGATGTTGACATTTTAAGAATCTGATAGCGATTTATCGGATACAACTGCCGGAGAGCGGACGcaaatatttgtataattactgttgtaatttttttacagttaaaatgacaaatattaaTTGACCAACCAAAGTGGATATTTGGTTGGTCTGGAGTCTTAAACAATTAtgtgatagaaaaaaaacactattcTTTGCAATTTTCTTACATTTGACCGAAGGATCAATCGAGAAAATAATAAGCTGATTAAATGTTTTACGAAAAGTATCCCTAAGTTGTTATTTATATAAGCATACAAAGGTTTTTAGTGAATAACacttaaattaaattttcaCTAGAGATCTTTGGCCATAAAATGGAGTGAGATATTTCTCTATGAAGCGGTGGCCTGGTTTAAAAACAGTTTGGGAACCTCTGTCTTCCCGACatagaaacacactcacacacactcacacacacacacggacacatacacacacacacactcacacacacaaggacacagaaAGGAAATAGATCGTGGTTTGGGTGGGACAAACAGAGCTGGTCCCTTTTGTTTCTTGGCACCGTGCGAACCCGGCAGCAGCATTCTTCCCAAAAACAGCTCGCCCACACAGACTGGTTGAACTGGTCCCTACGACGTTTCATGTTCCACATCCCAAGTTTCAAAAAGCTGAAACACAAAACTTATGCTCCCCAGTTTGCCTTCGTGACCTTGGACGACCTCACAAAGTTGGAAACAACACGAGAAAGTTCACCTGAAGGATGTCGCTCACTCACCTCGTTGCCATGGTTTTGCAGGaattccacttcctgttgggAGAAGGTCGTCATGGAGATGGACTTGACTCTGTGGGGAGGGTTGAGGCCTCTCCtgggacacagaggagagatggagagggggaTTTAGAGTCACATGATTCAATCgtaacagaggaagaggaggaggaggaggtggaggaggtggaggagaaggaggtgattCCTGGTCTCtgagaggagacgtgaggacagAGTAGGTGGAACTGTTTGACAGGTGACAGGTGAAGAAGGTgccactctcacacacacacacacaccctgcaatCATCacaacctcagtgtgtgtgcgtctgtgcatctgtgtgtgttttacatgctGTGGGGGGGAAACAAAGTGGGACACTGCTGTTCGGTGTGCAGGATTGCGCAATATTAACATCTTCCTGATGAGGAGTAGACTGTAGGCtgaatatgcacacacacacacactcactcgtgTGCACGCCCACACTGGAGAGGAgcctagagagagagagagagggagagagagggagaaagagagagagagggagagagaaagagagagagaaagagaaagagagagagaaagagggggagagagaggtagtGTCAAACCTGCACCATGACGAAATGAATGAGCAAGtagctgacagagagagagagagagggagagagggagagagagagagagagagagagagagagagagagagagagagagagactgcgtAAATGACACATCCTCCGCACCAGCACTCCCCCCTGTttacgcaaaaaaaaaaaaaaaaaaaaaaaagggcgcAGATGAGGTGCTAGGTTAGAAACCAGTCCCCGTTAGAAACCAGTGCGTGTGCACGATGGGACCACCACAGACCCCCGGaggagggtgtgggggggggatctctCTCTACTCACAGCATTCCGGAGCATGTCGTGCACACGAAGCTTCCCACCGTGATGTCGGTGTACGTCACCCCGGGCTGCAGGCACTCGAAGCAGTGCTTGTTCACTCCGGACTGGGCCAGCTCCCGGACCTTGCGGGCGCAGATCTCCTGGTTGTCCCGGTGCTTTCGGTTCGACATGGTGCCTGGATCCGCTCTCCGGTGCCTGGTGGGCGGACACGGGCTCGGTGCACACGccgctgtcctcctcctcctcctcctccgccgcctcctcctccttctccgtgCACCTCACGGCCGCATTATGGAAGCGCTGCTCCTGCGGCTGAGGAGGCGTCAAGAGGCACGCAGGCACGCAGGCACCGGCCGGAAGTGGCCTCTTCAGAGTAAACGCGAGTAACAGGTGGAGGGGTACGGTGGCCGAGAGAGCTCACTCACAGCTGCAGCTTGAGAAAAACACATGGAAAGGGAAGAAAATTAaggaaaacaacttcatcagCATGAGCTGCAAAGAGTCACAACACatgtaaatacagaaatatgctagaaagaaagaaagaaagaaagaaagaaagaaagaaagaaagaaagaaagaaagaaagaaagaaagaaagaaagaaagaaagaaagaaagaaagaaagaaagaaaaggcatCTGGAGTTTGTGGAAAATGCTGTTAAAAATGAATCTTACTATCTAACCATTTGATAGATCTAACAAGGTTATTCTAAAAATTaggaaaacaacttcatcacATGAGCTGCAAAGagtcacaacacatgcaaatacagaaacatgctagaaagaaagaaagaaagaaagaaagaaagaaagaaagaaagaaagaaagaaagaaagaaagaaagaaagaaagaaagaaagaaagaaagaaagaaagaaaaggcatCTGGAGTTTGTGGAAAATGCTGTTAAAAATGAATCTTACTATCTAACCATTTGATAGATCTAACAAGGTTACACATCAATGGCACTTTTTTCCCTTtgcatttatgacattttatgtattttacttaatttttgctatatatttatctttttattttatttttatgttttcattttattattatccggcgtgtatgtgtgtatctgtgtgtgtgagtacatgggtatgcttatgtttgtatacggtaattactttatttatgtgctgttgaatgatgataattgttgtccttcaaatcccaataaaaatttgatcacaaaaaaaacatgctagaaagaaagaaagatagaaagaaagaaagaaagaaagaaagaaagaaagaaagaaagaaagaaagaaagaaagaaagaaagaaagaaagaaagaaaaggcatCTGGAGTTTGTGGGAAATGCTGTTAAAA is a window from the Limanda limanda chromosome 22, fLimLim1.1, whole genome shotgun sequence genome containing:
- the agfg2 gene encoding arf-GAP domain and FG repeat-containing protein 2 isoform X1, giving the protein MSNRKHRDNQEICARKVRELAQSGVNKHCFECLQPGVTYTDITVGSFVCTTCSGMLRGLNPPHRVKSISMTTFSQQEVEFLQNHGNEIGRRTWLCVFDPKTDSCSDMKDSQKFKEFLQDKYEKKKWHFSKSKNRRDVEGPWSPGVQAMPPPHGPLASQAPAHNLPPNARSARPLSQAQLPPWDRVPAISPADMRMDVFTARPSRSQSFRDPTLKDPTLCGIERQRPGSLSSALGAQGHAPSFPALPRPSASSSFKNHFTLGRTVSASGATGPFRVFPKSLSVDFGGLSHAQPQGLPQSLSQPQQHPPGGSQTTPPVGRSGQDRYAAVSQLDIVFADPLPTTAPPAGPPQYNAIFGSRLSSSSTPASSPGVDAVSGSQTFANFPNPFSSGSGSSSQQPVALSPSNPFSNASGGDSSPFVTSPTNVFPPSASFPTPTTQNAFPHEAPSSQEANGFASFPASDSQPKVARPMSVNPFTGNVYPSRGTSRNPFI
- the agfg2 gene encoding arf-GAP domain and FG repeat-containing protein 2 isoform X2; amino-acid sequence: MSNRKHRDNQEICARKVRELAQSGVNKHCFECLQPGVTYTDITVGSFVCTTCSGMLRGLNPPHRVKSISMTTFSQQEVEFLQNHGNEIGRRTWLCVFDPKTDSCSDMKDSQKFKEFLQDKYEKKKWHFSKSKNRRDVEGPWSPGVQAMPPPHGPLASQAPAHNLPPNARSARPLSQAQLPPWDRVPAISPADMRMDVFTARPSRSQSFRDPTLKDPTLCGIERQRPGSLSSALGAQGHAPSFPALPRPSGRTVSASGATGPFRVFPKSLSVDFGGLSHAQPQGLPQSLSQPQQHPPGGSQTTPPVGRSGQDRYAAVSQLDIVFADPLPTTAPPAGPPQYNAIFGSRLSSSSTPASSPGVDAVSGSQTFANFPNPFSSGSGSSSQQPVALSPSNPFSNASGGDSSPFVTSPTNVFPPSASFPTPTTQNAFPHEAPSSQEANGFASFPASDSQPKVARPMSVNPFTGNVYPSRGTSRNPFI